ttcaatcatcaacaaccacatcatttggtttacaaaatttgatctccttagcattactttaacaaaaaaactcaaaaagagTAAGCtcacaacaacaaaaacccTATATCTGGAAGAATGTAGACTCCACCACACTAGCTGGCCATCGCCAATCCGCCACCACAACCACCAAGAGGAAGAACTCATGAACAAACTGGATGAACGAAAAATGGAGGTGAGCAAGCCACCTGTGTAAAGACCGTTCTCATAATCCTACTAAATAGTGCTAAAAGTATTTTAACAACCACCCAACATCAAAGTGTACCGTAGAGGAAGGACACGCGATGAGCGGAGTATTAGAGGTTGTTGGAGGACTGATGATGGGGAGAAACATTGTAGGAAAAAAGGGATATAGAAGCCCATATCTTAGGCAATCTCAAGAAAGTTGGGACAAGGCTCTAGGGAACTAGAAATTAAAGACCAAAAGAAATGGATATGCAAAAGCCAAAAAACGCAAAAAAAGGGAGGAGACGAGTAAAAAGGGGGAAGCAAAGAAACAAAGAGGAAGGGTTCGGAAGGAAAAGGGAAAATCAATCATAGGAGAAGATGGGTGGGAACtggggagagggaggagggctAGGAGACTTGAGAGGATGGAAGGCAAGCTAGCCGAAACCAGGGGTCGACGCCCAAGGGGCTTTCAAAGAAAGGGTTTTTGGGAGGGAGGGAGAAACATGGCTccagagaggaaaaaaaaaaaagttctcaTTTACACTCCTAACACTAGCTGATTGTCTAATACAGAAATTAAGAGATTGATTTTTTGTAGtctagtttattaaataatccAAAATTTACACTGTGTTAACATTCAATTCTTTGACTACTCAATGGTCtcgaaatattgaaaaaaataattgaaaattcaCACTATATTTTATTACAATTGGAATATTGAAGTAATTAACCAAATTTTTAGTAGACTAATTTTTGCATAATAGAGCTTTGAAAGAGATCTAAATATAAATCAGTTCTAATTATCAAACACCACCatgcatgataaaaaaaaaCGTAAAATGAGAAGGTTTATAAAAAAACTTATGACTCTGACATTTTAATTTTACCTTCTCAGTTATCTTATCATCATGCAATATTATTACAATCAAAACCGTTTAATTTTTAAACCACTAGGAttaaagacaaaaatgaatccACGTAAAGTGCTGCTATCAagagattttttaatataaccaGTAGACAGAATAATACATAATATGTCATTATGTAAATGATAGTTTTATAGTTTCTTCGGCTTGGGCCGTCTTCAAATATATTCAAGTATTGGTGTCTTTTTACACACTTTTTTAAGTCAGTCTTCCACGTGCTCCTGggggtctctctctctctctctcttcagtgCCGTGATATATTATTTTCTCCCACTCAATTGCACCTTCTGACCATCTCTTCTTACCCTTTTCTCTGTTTTGTTTGCTTCCACCCCCCATCTCTCCATCCAGCACAGAAaaccagaaaaacaaaaacaggacCCCTACCCATTGTGTAGAAAGATCAAACCTACCTCCCCATAACGGAAAGATTTGATCTTGGCAAACAGATTTTGAAAGATATGAATGCTGTAGCTGATCAAGATCAAGACATGGGAGATGGAATGCAGTGCAGTGACCATCCGTACAGAAGCAACCCAGGTGGGATCTGCGCTTTCTGCCTCCAGGAGAAGCTCGGCAAGCTTGTTTCTTCCGCCTCCCCTCTTCCCATCCACGCTTCTGcaacctcttcttcttcctcccctcCTTTTAGATCTGACATCATCAATGGCGGCAATGGAGCTGCTGCTGGTCCGTCCAACCTCTCCGTCCACCCAACTTCTTCGTCATCAGCAAAACCCAGAAGCATTGGTAGTAATTCCCGCCACGACGATGAGTTTTACAACACGAGGAGGGCCaggatttcttttcttttggctaagaaaaagaagaaagtgaATAATGGTGCTGCTACTACTGGGAACGGTGGTGCTACTGTTGCATCTTCCGATCGGGAAGCTGCTAACATGGTGTTTAACCGAAGCAAGTCTACCACCACCCCGCGGCGGGGCCACCATTTCCTGGATGGTTCAGAGGATTTTAGTCCAAGGAAGAGAGGCGGGTTCTGGTCGTTTCTGTATCACTCATCCACCAAGAACTCGTCGCACGCTCTGAACAAGAAGGCAATGGAGAAGTCCAGCTTCAGAGACAACTCCAACTCCAAgatctcttcctcctcttccttcacGTCGGCGCAAAAGGACTCCAAATGCTTGGGCTCTTCTTCTCTGAGGAATAAAAGCGGACACCTGGCGGTCGACGCGGACGACGACAGCAACAGCAGCCAAGCCACCGCCGCCTCCGCCTCTTCCTTCGAGCGGAAGGTCTCGAGATCCAGATCCGTCGGCTGCGGAAGCCGAAGCTTCTCCGGCGACTTCTTCGAGCGGATCTCAACTGGGTTCGGCGACTGCACTCTCAGAAGAGTCGAGTCGCAGAGAGAAGGCAAGCCCAAAGCCGTGCACCGCGGCGGCGAACACAACCACCACAACAACCACTGCATGAAAGAGAAAGTAAAATGCGGCGGGATTTTCAGTGGGTTCATGATGACGTCCTCGTCTTCgtcatcgtcgtcgtcgtcttACTGGGTTTCGTCCTCCGCCGAAGGGCCGCTCGTCCACGTCCGAAGCCGGAGCTGGGGGTGGGCGTTTGCGAGTCCGATGAGAGCATTCAGCAAACCTTCTTCGAAAGATGGGAAGAGGGAGATAATTAGACAAGCTTCAGATAAGAACACAGCTCCAAACTTGAATGCGATTCCTTCCTTGCTATCAGTCAGAAGTCGATTATCATCATCAGCATAATACACATTAAATTAAACTCTGctaattaattacttaatttaCTACTTGTTTATTATTAATTACTCTATTAGCGGCTCCCTGTGTTTATTTTGGCTTAATTTGTTGGTTGGTTGGTTGATTGCCATTCCATTAGTAAATGTAACACATTGTCTTGGTCTCTTACATcgtttcatttttctttgtagACATTATTTTGTCATATAAGCAATATTGTGCAATATTATGCGAGGCGGTCAGGACTCAGTTAGTTAAAAGCATTCACTCATGAACACACAAGTTATCCGTCGAATTGTACTTCAATATTCAATATTGTACAAGGAGCTTGGAGCTCCATCACTAAAATATATCACCCTCACATGTGGAGATTTTACATTACTATTGTGTTAAGAGTTTGTAGCTCGGTCGGTTAAAACTATTTACTACCGCTTTCGAAGGTCTGTGTGGCCTGTTGTACACCAATCTTTTGGCAAGGGACTTGTAACACATTGCGTTTAATTGTCGGTCTGAGGTCATGTGGTCGAATCTTCCCTTCTTAATAATCCAATAAAAAAGTAATTTTCAGACTCTCATTTTTTTCCCGACacttctctctccttctcaacTTTTAATGAATAAGTCGAAGAAGAATTACAGGGTGTAAAAATCACAATTCATTTATATTTATTCTTTCTATAAAAAGAAAGATGAATATTGAAGGAATTGATTCCATGAGGAAAATACAGGTGAGTGTTGCACCATGGTGAAGTGATGGAGGGGAGAGAGCAAatgctgatttttttttttaacaaatgatattatctacatcaATGAGTATGAGAGagtggactagcaataatatagttAAATTTGTCTTTTACGTGAATCAAATCTAATACCTTTCACTTACAATTAAAGATAAATATCAATAGACTGTAATACCAATTGGCAGAACAAATGCAGATGTTGACCATGTTGACCATCTTTTGATGAAATTTGGACCGTTAAGTTATGGCAAATGAAAGAGTTAAAAAAGTATTGTATGTGTTGTGAGTTTCAGATGTCACATGCACACATGTTTGATTGGGGTTTGGAGGAGCTGTAAGGTCTAAATAGATGGATACGTACAAATATCGGAGTGGCCCATTTTAGAGAATCCCCAGCACTATTTGGATTTTGGACTTACACTCCAATTATTTAATTTCTGTTATTTATGATGATcctttgacaattattataatatacttttaattaatttcaatgGTCCCCACcttccagttttttttttttttaattttcagagtttttaaagatgaagatcagaagtcacttagtactacaatttagtgatattcattttcactgataagtgagaggttttaggttagATTTTCGCCAAatatgaatttaaaccacattattgatagCATATTGTGAGATTAAGCCCACCCCTCctctttagtatagataatatcatttggaaaaaaaaatggaaattagAAATAATATGGTGAATGATAGAAGTTTAGAAAGCGCAAGTTTTTTCAATTGGCTAATTTTTAGACGGTAAATAATAATGCGTTTGTAATAGATTCTAAATTTTCAGGTCCAAGTATTGAAGTGGTGGCTTGGGAATAAGGTGATACCTCTTCTAACTCAACTGGAGAATGATTTTCAGAGAACGCAACTGCGATGATATTTCGAACTAAACAGATATTAAAAAAGTGAAACGTTTTATTTTTGAGAACTCACAAATATTGTCCACCACATCTcgagcccgttccaccaccgtagcacgatattgtccactttgggcttaccattccttcacggttttgtttttgagaactcacaagcaacttcccagtgggtcacccattctaGGAGTgctttggcctccttctcgcttaatttcggagtttcttcggaacccgaagccagtgagctcccaaaggcctcgtgctaggtaggaatgggaatatatatttaaggatcactcccctgggcgatgtgggatgtcacacctgtggccaagtccaatttggctagGAAAATCCTCAATTCGTCTTGAACTCGTCGGAAACCTTAAAAAGGGTGGTCTTCGATTCGACTTCTCCGGTGCTCTGCTGCCTCCAAGGTTGTTTGGGATTTGTTCCTAGGCTCAAGGAGAGTCTAATAGGGGTGGTGGTTGACGGACTTTGCTTCAGGAATGGCGGATCGCCGCCATGAGACCCAATTCACTTTGCACAATTTCCAAGCCAATTTCCGTTGGTTTTTTTAGTGGAAATGGAAGAAGGTAGGATGCTAGGTCGATTCCAAAGGGTGAGTAGCTTTAATTCGCTGGAAAAATCATCGTGAAAGGCATCAGGAATCATGGGTTCCTCCGGGTCGGATCACTGGTCGAAGGGGGTCCGGTTTGGCCGAttcctcattttctctcttctccctcatttccctcccTGTTCTCCTTTCTTGATTGGGCAATCCCTTCCcccatctctcttttcttcctcctctcatccgtctctctctctccttcctcttctCCATTCTTTATCACAACTGTCCATGTGGTTCAATCAAATTACTCCAGAAAATTTGGAGCCTTCTAGAGTGAAGGttaaatttactaaaatgcacccgactttaaacgttaataactcattcgttaAAACTCCAAATTACGTTCCGTTACGCTCACGCATTCGTAGTGACAAGCACTACGAGGATACACTAAAAGAATGTTTCCTACATCTCCCAATACAGTGGTCAACAAAAGTTGACACCCTTGCCtttaagggcatttttgtcaattcactcatttaaaattaataaaaacgtaaaattagggacgggttgtcacaataaacacatataattatcatgggtacgttcataaaaaaatattggcacaaattaaataaaaaatatgggtacatgttaaaattcaaaactatgggtacaaactaaattgaaaatatgggtacatattaaaattcaaaattatgtgtacaaattaaaactaaaaatattggtataaattaaaaagaggatacaaattataaatagaaatatatgaaaaaaatactaaaaatattatatttgaaaatgattaataatttttcatttttaaattaacATATAATGactttaaataatttaatattcaaATAATGACATGAAGAAaagtcaagggaccttgatcacaaatgaaaaaagaataagGTTTCAATTAATGAGAATGAAAAATGAGAGATGAGAACCTAATCtatcctttttttaatataaaatgtacccatttttttatgtaaaattcattcaatcttttctctaatccattttttttatacttatatgggtacattctatttcatttatttgagaatgtatccatgtccagtttaatagaagaaatttaataatgttattaagcctatttttttttttttttgaaaaatgtacccatgttttagTACAAcaattttttggttagttttgataaACGTACCCATGtgtgtgtacacacacacacaatatatatattggagagtataattcaTCATTAATATTTTAATCTCATAAATTATgcgttttatttaaaatctcattaatataaataactacaaatttcatttttaatttaaaaatataataacctacatagaaatacattattacattaatgtcagagacttcgatcaaaaactaaaaaccacgaaggttttagtcaaagaacattggtagttagggaccgcatccaaaatgTCCTAAAAAAATGATACATTTTTCATCTAACAAATTGGTATACTTAAGAATGGGtatatataagattaaaaaattgaaaatttttcataaaaaaacttaatgggtacaaacttattctaattttattttttatattttggaaatgtttgaattgaaaattaattaggagtttaataagggtatgagtattaaaactctaaatcaattactaatttttattataaaaaatatgtaacttacatgtaattcattaatatattaatgttaGAGACTTTGATTAAATCTAAAAACTGATAAGATCTTAGTCAATAAACATTAGAAACTAAGGACCGAATACTAGTTTTTCCTTCTaacttttattatatatatggttaATAGAAAGAGTTGTGAGACTTGAACATGAAACCTCAGATGCAAGGATTGATTGTCTTAATTAACCACATGCTTTGGAAAGAAATTGATTGTGTTCATGGACGGAGGCAGCATATGCCCACTGGTGGCAACTGTCCCCACTCAACTCTTTTTGTCATGAAAAATGCTCCaactaaaattataaattacCTATATACTGAGAGATGAAGTCTCAGTCCAAACACTCAACTCAAAATACCCTCTCACGTTCTATACTCTTCCTATCCTCTCACCCTTCCGAGCCACGTAATTTTTTCATTAGCTAATGGTTTAGTTTTACCGTTCTAAACACCAGTTGCTCAAAATTATGTTGTTGAAAGATAAGTTAATAGCAttatatcaaaattttaatttaatgttgcGCCACAAAAGAATATTTATGGCTCCGTCCATGATTGTGTTATCCCAAAACTGCCGTCACTCTTTCTTGGAAAACAGGATTGGGATGATTCCAAGTTAGTTGAAGATACAGTTATTGTCTTAAGACCAAATGGACTCGACACTGCAGGTGCCCTACCTCTCCACGTTCCATCTTCCTGTTACTTTTCCCACTGGACTTTCCATCTGCTTATCATGCACCAGCTGCTTATATGTGCCATGAAAATATCTCACTAAACTCTGCCATCATCCATCATCCATCATCCATGGCTAGGATCCAGGAATACGTTCATGTTTTCCCTGACCTCGTCGAACCCGCCACTGCATGTTATATGATGGCGGCGATTGCAGGCCTTGTTCTCATGTATCTTCTCCGCAAGAGAGAGCCAAGAATTTATTTGGTAGACTTTAGCTGTTACCAGCCACCAAAATCTTATAGGCTGACGACGTCCATGTTCCTAGAGAACGTCCTTCTGGACGGCACAGACCCTGAGAGCACAGCATTCCAAATCAAGATCCTTGAGAAATCCGGGTTCAGCGAGGAGACTAGCATTCCTCCGTCTCTCGCTTGCTTGCCTATCAAGAAATCACTCCAATTTGCGTTGGAAGAGGTCAAAGCAGTGATGTTTGGTGCAGTTTCAGACTTGTTCAACAAGCACAACATAAACCCTAGAGAAATTGATGTTCTGATTTCTAACAGCAGCTTGTTTTGTCCCACACCGTCTCTCAGCACTTTGATCATCAACAAGTTCGGAATGAGAAACAACATCAGAAGCTTCCACTTATCCGGGATGGGATGCAGCGCCGGACTTATTGCAGTTGGTCTAGCCAAGGACTTGCTGAGGGTTCACGAGAACTCATTGGCTTTGATTGTCAGCACTGAGGGATTGCATCTGAATTGGTACACCGGAAAAGTACCGTCCATGTTGCTGACTAATTGTTTGTTTCGGATGGGAGGAGCGGCCGTGTTGATGTCCAGTCGGAATCAAGACAAGAGCAGGGCAAAGTATGAGCTGCAGCATCTTGTCAGAACAAACAATGCACAAGATGATCAGTCTCATGCCTGTGTGTTCCAGGATATAGATCCCGAGAACAAACAGGGGATTTCGATATCAAAGAACATACTCCATGTTGCCGGAGATGTATTGAAAGCAAACATTGGTGCTCTGGGGCCATTGGTTTTGCCACTTTCGGAGCAGTTTCGATATGGGGTTTCGATACTCAGCCGAAAGGTATGGAGTGGGAGGAGGAAGATTCACGTACCGGATTTTAAGAAAGCTTTCGAGCATTTCTGCATACATGCTGGGGGGAGAGCAGTTATACAAGGAATAGAGAAAAACCTGGGGCTGAGAAAAGAAGACGTCGAGGCCTCAAAGATGGCCCTGTACAGATACGGAAACACATCGTCTTCTTCAATATGGTACGAGCTGAGTTACATAGAAGCGAAAGGAAGGATGAAGAAGGGCGATCGGGTGTGGCAAATTGGGTTCGGGAGCGGCTTCAAGTGTAACAGCGCGGTGTGGAAGTGTGTTTCCGATGTGGGAGCTGAGAGTGCAAATGTGTGGAGAGAAATAATCCATTCATATCCCATGGAGGTTCCAAACTGAGAGAGTATATGCAACTTTAGTGTTTAAAGCTCAAAGGACCAAACACAACATGTATAATGTAATGTAATGTAAGGAGCCTGTAGCTCAATCGGCTAAAGGCATTCACCCTTGGCACCCGAGGTGCGTAGTTCAATTTCCCCCTTCCCCATGTTTCCTAACATGTTTCTGTATCTGAGATGTTCAACGAGCTAAAAATGCTCGAGACACGAGACACGGGTTCAATGGCATCCAGATGAATAACTACAAACGTATATGCCCAGCAAACCCTAACTTGAAACCAAACCCTCCTAAAGATGCTGGCGATCGCCAAATTCTACAAGGGTTCAAAAACAAACTCAAACTGCTTATAAATTTAAGAACGCAATATCCTCTGGAAGAGTCAACGTAACTGTCTATCATTCCTTCATCTGTTGGAATGACTCGAGCCCAAAAGTCGAAGAATACGAATGCAGATGAAAGTGTAACTGcatcaaaaatcaaagaaacaaaacaaaaacgacAACGATCCACCAAACGATGTTTTCTCTTCCATCTGACAAAAATGGTTCCCAATAATTTTCTGACTTTCCACATCTTGCCTATTCTTTAGCTGTCTTACTAGTTTTCTTGCTTTCTTCTGTCTTACCAATTTTCAGTGTCAACTCAAATTGGGCATGGTGGGACATCAAGGGTTGTTCCAGCTTGAATCTGACCCCAGCCAATAAGACGCCAATGCTTCTCAACACGTCGACTGAGGGCAATTTTCTCTCCTTTGCTGGTGCAAACTGGAGACGTGAGTTGCAACTTTGCCAAATCGTTCCTTACAGCAAGAACCCTAGCCCCTGTAGACATGGATCCTATATTCAACATGAGGATCTCGCCCTTGACCAGCTTTGAGACCTTTCCCTGCTTCTCAGACCCCTTTGTCCTGACCCCCAGAAGCCTTCTCAACAAGAAGAAGTTGACCTGTAAAATATACCACAATCTTCATCTACACCAAGGTTTTCAAGATTTGTCTCGTTCGGGATgagaaagaagaaacaaaataactcaGAAAAATAAACATACTAAAAAGATGGATAAAGAATAAAGAAGAGAGTACAGTTAGAAGCCATGTCACATCCTCAAATGTAAAACAAAATGCActgtcaacaacaaaaacacacaATTCCTCTACGATTGTTTGTAAAAGGAGCACTTGTGCGCGTGCACACGCACACAAAAAAGTTAGCCATTTTCTTAGAAACAGCATCCCGTCAAGCTTTAACAGTTCAACCAATTAGCATAATATAAAGTACTACAGCAGTATTGCTTACCTCAAGCTCAACAAATACTTCAGGGAGTGACCCAACTTCACCAAGAACTTGACCCACTAACCTATCAGCACGTGTCAAAGTGGGATCCATGGTTGTTCCAACACCAATAAGACCTCCTGGCACCGCAAATTGCAACTCATTTTGCTCAGCATACAATGAAACAATTCTAGAATATATTGGCGTGCACTTGATATTTCCACTCTCGTCTTTAACAACAATCCCAGGACGAACCTCAATAAATTGGTTGACTTTCAGAACACCCTGCCACGACCACATTGTAAAATACGTTATTCATTAAGCATTTAGGGAACTAACTACTTCAGAAACCTTCCCAAATTCCACAAATTATTAGATCCAAATCAAGAGCATGTGTTCACATTTTCACGACCCAAAACTTCTAACATTGAATGACAAAGCAGGactaaaattagaaaaaagaaaaaagaaaccacAAATACCATGAGTTGACACCAAATGGGAATAATCAAACATTGTCTACGCTTTCGACAAAATACGACATTAGAAGACATACCCTGAGGATACTTCCACCAGCCACTCCACCTCTAATCTCATCAACCTCGTACCCAGGTTTATTGACGTCAAAAGAACGGATAACAATCATATTGGGAGGTGAGATAAAGTTCCTTTCTGGAATGGGGATCTTTTTTACAATGTATTCACACACGACGTCAATATTATACTTCAACTGAGCAGAAATTGGCACCACTGGTGCATTATCAGCTACAGTTCCCTGGTACACAAAATGCTTAACGATTAATGAACTGAAACCTATAAAACAGATGGGAAAAAAAGCTCCAAAGGAACTTACCTGAATAAACTTCCTGATTGCCTCATGTTGGTTAATGGCCACATTCTCCTGAATGAGATCAACTTTATTCTGAAGAATGATAATATGTTGAAGACGCATAATTTCAACAGCAGCCAGATGCTCAGAAGTTTGTGGTTGGGGACAGCTTTCATTAGCAGCAATGAGAAGTAATGCTCCGTCCATAATTGCGGCACCATTAAGCATAGTAGCCATAAGAATATCGTGACCCTATAAAAAAAGAATAACTTTTGAAGAAACataacaaaatcaaatcaagataAACCACGAAATAATTTGGACAAGACATAGAATGTGAAATATGACAATCATTAATAGAGAAACCCTCTTGCAACTAATAATGTTGCAAGAACCCATAGGAAAAATCTAACTTCAATGCTACTAAATAAAATGTCATCCATGGgtataacaaacaaaaaatatgccgagacaatatatatatatatgatcacgACAAAGTATCAGACTATCAGAAGCTTTTATCAAGCAAGGACGACCAGGTACACACCACCATTTATTCCCAACAATTTAGTGTAGTCATAAATATTATGGCATATAGAAAATGGTACAAACAATACAACACAAAGCCTTACCGGGCAATCTACAAAAGACACATGTCTCAACAATTTCATCCTGCAGTTCTCAAATCCAGGAACATCACAGAGAGGAGCATCTTCCTTTCCACTTCCATATGCCCTAATAAAGAAATGAATATGCATTAACAAAAAGGGTCGAATGTGATAAAAGACACTTATATTAACTGGATGCCTACTTGTAAGCCATCGGTCGAGGGCAGCGCTCGtcttcacatatatatatctttGCATTGGCATATCCAAGCTTGATAGTAATGTTGCGCTCCAGCTCATTTTTAAAACGAACAGTCTGCATATCATTAATGTTTGATTTTTTATGTCTTAAAAATATAAACTTGCAATGGAATATCCAAGCTTAAATGTTCACAACACATAATTTGAGAAATATAGCTCAAACCAACAAACCAGTTATTGTACATGGTGCATGCAATGTTGGACCAATGTAATACACTATAGGCCCTTACCCAATAGCTTAAGGTTTTGGTATATAAAGTAACTTAGCAACAGTGAAATGAAAGAAGAATTGAAGCTCGGTCTATATCCACCGTTTACATAACCAAAGACactattaaatttattttgatagCAACCAAACTATCAAACCTATAGGGTAAGATTACATTTATCCCTCTTTTCTCATAATTTACAGACTATCATCCTGGAGAATATAGTCCATACTATAAGACAGCTTCCATTTTCAATGCTCCGCTTAAGAGTAAACATACATTCACCAAGAATAAAAGGTATATGATTCGTAGCCATCTGATACGATTAGCCACTTTTGTTAGTGAGCTGTAGAAATATGAAAATGCTCAACATCCTAAATTCTCTCATTCCGTAAACATAATTCATTAGTGTCCTAgaaaaatatttcctaatatattTTCCTTGGCAGTGAGTGTGCATTCGTAGCTCAAAGAGAACAAGCAGCCATAACTGGATACAACTTTTTTACACCCTCGTGAGTGGAAACACAGGCTTGCTTGTCTTTACAATGTCCACACAGAAATAAACAGAAAAGATGCGAGCAGTATCAAATGCAAAATGGAAACAACTAATCACCTGAACACCAGAAATTGCTTTTACAACTGTTGACTTTCCATGAGCCACATGACCAATAGTACCTGAAAAACAACTCGCATAAATTGAAGCAAGCACAAAAATTAGGACCCCGTACCAACAAACCAATGATGGTCAAATCAATATAAGAATGGCCATAATAATCCCAGAGCAGTCTGAACATCAGAATGAAGATTACCAATATTGATAGTCGCCTGACGAGATATAACTTCAGGCGAGAGTGGATGCAACTTTGTTACATCCAGTTTACTCAGGTCTTGCTCCATCAAACCTTTCCTCGACATTTTGACAGTTACTTGAAAGTAAACAGCTAGCAACTGGGTGGTATCAAAAGTGACGAAATCAAAACTGTGAAAGACTGCATCAATTACCCAAATTGTTGATTAACATTAAGACTCGGTTGAAAACGGACAATAGTACACAAGTAATAGTATTTGCTGCAAAACCATAGAGGCATTTAGTGCAACACCACTTCAAATTTACCATGAACAAGATTATGAATAAAATCCTATCAACAACGAAGACGAAAAGATAAATGAAAAATTAGACTAGAAACATTCATTTCAGAAGAAAATTCCATGTCCACATCCTAAATTTCGACCAAAAAAACattttctataaaatgaccagtaaaacaacaaaaaagaagaataaaaccctaatttccacCGAAATGAAATTCATTGACGGCGGC
The nucleotide sequence above comes from Malus sylvestris chromosome 16, drMalSylv7.2, whole genome shotgun sequence. Encoded proteins:
- the LOC126606286 gene encoding uncharacterized protein LOC126606286, with the translated sequence MNAVADQDQDMGDGMQCSDHPYRSNPGGICAFCLQEKLGKLVSSASPLPIHASATSSSSSPPFRSDIINGGNGAAAGPSNLSVHPTSSSSAKPRSIGSNSRHDDEFYNTRRARISFLLAKKKKKVNNGAATTGNGGATVASSDREAANMVFNRSKSTTTPRRGHHFLDGSEDFSPRKRGGFWSFLYHSSTKNSSHALNKKAMEKSSFRDNSNSKISSSSSFTSAQKDSKCLGSSSLRNKSGHLAVDADDDSNSSQATAASASSFERKVSRSRSVGCGSRSFSGDFFERISTGFGDCTLRRVESQREGKPKAVHRGGEHNHHNNHCMKEKVKCGGIFSGFMMTSSSSSSSSSSYWVSSSAEGPLVHVRSRSWGWAFASPMRAFSKPSSKDGKREIIRQASDKNTAPNLNAIPSLLSVRSRLSSSA
- the LOC126609126 gene encoding 3-ketoacyl-CoA synthase 7-like; this translates as MARIQEYVHVFPDLVEPATACYMMAAIAGLVLMYLLRKREPRIYLVDFSCYQPPKSYRLTTSMFLENVLLDGTDPESTAFQIKILEKSGFSEETSIPPSLACLPIKKSLQFALEEVKAVMFGAVSDLFNKHNINPREIDVLISNSSLFCPTPSLSTLIINKFGMRNNIRSFHLSGMGCSAGLIAVGLAKDLLRVHENSLALIVSTEGLHLNWYTGKVPSMLLTNCLFRMGGAAVLMSSRNQDKSRAKYELQHLVRTNNAQDDQSHACVFQDIDPENKQGISISKNILHVAGDVLKANIGALGPLVLPLSEQFRYGVSILSRKVWSGRRKIHVPDFKKAFEHFCIHAGGRAVIQGIEKNLGLRKEDVEASKMALYRYGNTSSSSIWYELSYIEAKGRMKKGDRVWQIGFGSGFKCNSAVWKCVSDVGAESANVWREIIHSYPMEVPN
- the LOC126607905 gene encoding eukaryotic translation initiation factor 2 subunit gamma-like; amino-acid sequence: MSRKGLMEQDLSKLDVTKLHPLSPEVISRQATINIGTIGHVAHGKSTVVKAISGVQTVRFKNELERNITIKLGYANAKIYICEDERCPRPMAYKAYGSGKEDAPLCDVPGFENCRMKLLRHVSFVDCPGHDILMATMLNGAAIMDGALLLIAANESCPQPQTSEHLAAVEIMRLQHIIILQNKVDLIQENVAINQHEAIRKFIQGTVADNAPVVPISAQLKYNIDVVCEYIVKKIPIPERNFISPPNMIVIRSFDVNKPGYEVDEIRGGVAGGSILRGVLKVNQFIEVRPGIVVKDESGNIKCTPIYSRIVSLYAEQNELQFAVPGGLIGVGTTMDPTLTRADRLVGQVLGEVGSLPEVFVELEVNFFLLRRLLGVRTKGSEKQGKVSKLVKGEILMLNIGSMSTGARVLAVRNDLAKLQLTSPVCTSKGEKIALSRRVEKHWRLIGWGQIQAGTTLDVPPCPI